The Miscanthus floridulus cultivar M001 chromosome 17, ASM1932011v1, whole genome shotgun sequence genome has a window encoding:
- the LOC136518385 gene encoding reticulon-like protein B1 isoform X2 encodes MMSESEEHGSLLEKINEKIHEYKHSSSSSSSDSDDDKKPKKSKKKKLFGRKHPLHHVLGGGKAADLVLWRNKQESGSILAGVTVIWLLFEGIGYHLLTFLCHALIVFLTVWFVWSNAASFVNRSPPKFPEVILSEVQCLKVAQIARKEINEAFYTLRNVASGKDLKTYLMTIAVLWFISIVGSCFSFLTLSYTIFLMAYTLPMLYEKYEDQVDAVGEKALIEIKKQYKVIDAKLISKIPLLSEKKQH; translated from the exons ATGATGTCTGAAAGTGAAGAGCACGGCTCACTCCTAGAGAAGATCAACGAGAAGATCCATGAGTACAAGCACTCATCGTCGTCCTCCTCTTCGGACTcagatgatgacaagaagcccaagaAGTCTAAGAAGAAGAAGCTCTTCGGGAGGAAACATCCACTGCATCACGTTCTCGGAGGAGGCAAAG CCGCCGATCTTGTGCTGTGGAGGAATAAACAGGAATCCGGGAGCATCTTGGCAGGGGTCACTGTGATCTGGCTACTATTCGAGGGCATCGGCTACCACCTCCTTACCTTCCTCTGCCACGCACTAATTGTGTTTCTCACCGTCTGGTTCGTCTGGTCCAATGCTGCATCCTTTGTCAACAG GTCTCCTCCAAAGTTCCCAGAGGTCATTCTATCTGAAGTTCAATGCCTGAAGGTAGCTCAGATTGCAAGGAAAGAAATCAATGAGGCTTTCTATACATTGCGCAATGTTGCTTCTGGAAAAGATTTGAAAACATATCTGATG ACAATTGCGGTGCTGTGGTTCATTTCCATAGTTGGAAGCTGCTTCAGCTTCTTGACTCTGTCTTACACTA TTTTCCTGATGGCATACACACTTCCCATGTTGTATGAGAAGTACGAAGATCAAGTTGATGCTGTGGGTGAGAAGGCCCTTATTGAGATAAAAAAGCAGTACAAAGTGATTGATGCCAAGCTTATCTCTAAGATCCCACTGTTGTCTGAGAAGAAACAACACTAA
- the LOC136518385 gene encoding reticulon-like protein B1 isoform X1, with product MMSESEEHGSLLEKINEKIHEYKHSSSSSSSDSDDDKKPKKSKKKKLFGRKHPLHHVLGGGKAADLVLWRNKQESGSILAGVTVIWLLFEGIGYHLLTFLCHALIVFLTVWFVWSNAASFVNRSPPKFPEVILSEVQCLKVAQIARKEINEAFYTLRNVASGKDLKTYLMPSFFWQTIAVLWFISIVGSCFSFLTLSYTIFLMAYTLPMLYEKYEDQVDAVGEKALIEIKKQYKVIDAKLISKIPLLSEKKQH from the exons ATGATGTCTGAAAGTGAAGAGCACGGCTCACTCCTAGAGAAGATCAACGAGAAGATCCATGAGTACAAGCACTCATCGTCGTCCTCCTCTTCGGACTcagatgatgacaagaagcccaagaAGTCTAAGAAGAAGAAGCTCTTCGGGAGGAAACATCCACTGCATCACGTTCTCGGAGGAGGCAAAG CCGCCGATCTTGTGCTGTGGAGGAATAAACAGGAATCCGGGAGCATCTTGGCAGGGGTCACTGTGATCTGGCTACTATTCGAGGGCATCGGCTACCACCTCCTTACCTTCCTCTGCCACGCACTAATTGTGTTTCTCACCGTCTGGTTCGTCTGGTCCAATGCTGCATCCTTTGTCAACAG GTCTCCTCCAAAGTTCCCAGAGGTCATTCTATCTGAAGTTCAATGCCTGAAGGTAGCTCAGATTGCAAGGAAAGAAATCAATGAGGCTTTCTATACATTGCGCAATGTTGCTTCTGGAAAAGATTTGAAAACATATCTGATG CCTTCCTTTTTTTGGCAGACAATTGCGGTGCTGTGGTTCATTTCCATAGTTGGAAGCTGCTTCAGCTTCTTGACTCTGTCTTACACTA TTTTCCTGATGGCATACACACTTCCCATGTTGTATGAGAAGTACGAAGATCAAGTTGATGCTGTGGGTGAGAAGGCCCTTATTGAGATAAAAAAGCAGTACAAAGTGATTGATGCCAAGCTTATCTCTAAGATCCCACTGTTGTCTGAGAAGAAACAACACTAA